A section of the Budorcas taxicolor isolate Tak-1 chromosome 17, Takin1.1, whole genome shotgun sequence genome encodes:
- the LSM6 gene encoding U6 snRNA-associated Sm-like protein LSm6: MSLRKQTPSDFLKQIIGRPVVVKLNSGVDYRGVLACLDGYMNIALEQTEEYVNGQLKNKYGDAFIRGNNVLYISTQKRRM; the protein is encoded by the exons ATGAGTCTGCGGAAGCAAACACCCAGCGACTTCCTGAAGCAAATCATCGGGCGACCAGTTGTGGTGAAATTAAATTCGGGAGTGGATTATCGAG GGGTCCTGGCGTGCCTGGATGGCTACATGAATATAGCCTTGGAGCAGACAGAGGAGTATGTAAATGGACAGCTGAAGAATAAGTACGGGGATGCATTTATCCGAGGAAACAATG tgttgtATATAAGTACGCAGAAGAGGAGGATGTGA